Within Nitrospira sp. MA-1, the genomic segment AATCGCCGATGTTTTTATAGCTCACGGATGGTTCTCATCAGAAGAAATATGGCTGAATCAAGAAAGACAAAAGCTAATATACCCAAAATAGAACAATAAGCACTACATATAGCGATAAAATAATTATTGAGGCTCAATATCTAGACTTAGTTTAACCCAAGGACGAAATTTAAAATTATGCGCAGCGCATCTGCAGGGTATTTCTTCCCGTGATCAAAATCCGAAATGGCGTTAAGGTTTAGGGGAGGGGTAAACATGAAAAATCAAGCAGTAACCAGTGTTACACCATGATATCAATGAGTCGTGTTGAGAGATCTATCTGGAGTGGTGGTTCTTCGGAGTGTTTCCCAAAGTTTTGTTGAGGGGTTTTTCTGTTGCGGCTAAAAAAATTTCCTTTCTGACCCACATCTCCATCCTCCACTGCTGAGGAGGACTGAATTGGAGGAAGAGGTGGCGGGGATGAATTGGTGATTTCCATAGTGCACCTTTACATTTGTGGGTGATTATGGTGGTTTGTGAGGCGTTTCCCTCTCTTATTACTACTTTTCGTCAAAATTTTCTCAATCTTAAATGCAAGGGTAGAAAGATGTCGTCAGTTAGTAAGCAGGGCATCCTTTGGTCTTGCCTATGCTTCTCCAAATTCTCCGAGTCTCCAATGCGTTCGAGCCTGGGCAGAGGAATTCCATTGCAAAATGAGTTTGTCTTCTTTCCTAATTAATGACAAAAAGTTGGTATGGCCATATAATCAAATGAAATGACGCCACAAACTTCTCCGTCTTCGACGGGTCTTGATCTCTCGCGTGTGTCCTTTACCCTCCGAAACCATCTTCCGTTCACTGCCGAACTTGAGCAATGCATACGGTTGGCAGGCGATGCTTCGAACCGTCGTTATTACCGTTTGTACTTGTCCATGGCTCCAGTTACTTCTCTGATTCTGATGCAGTTAGCCGACCCGGAAGGCTTTAAAGTCTCTGAGGAGGCTGTAAGTGGTGCCGGGGGAGAAATCACCGAATTGCCGTTCACGAATATTCTGAAACATCTGCAAAAGAATGGCGTTCAGGTTCCCGTGTTATATTTTTACGATGAATCCTCTGGCCTGCTCTATCTTGAGGATTTTGGTGACGTGACGCTGGCCCAAGCCTGGCAGAAGTCTTCTCCCGGCACGGGGGAGGATCTATACTGCCAGGCCATTGATCAACTCGTTCACCTTCATCTCCAGGCCTCACGTGCTTCTACTGTTCCCTGTGTGGCCTTTACACGATCTTTTGATGTGGCCCTGTATCTCTGGGAGTTTGACCATTTTTTGGAATATGGCGTTGTGACGAGAGATCGGCCCATGTGTGTCGACGATTATGTGCCCGTTCGAGAAGAATTCAGGGAGATTGCTGAATGGTTGACCGCGCAACCGAAGGTATTTACCCATCGTGATTACCATTCCCGTAACTTGATGGTGGATGGGGAACGTTTGGGCGTCATTGATTTTCAAGATGCCTTGATGGGCCCTGTCACATATGATCTTGCCTCCCTGCTGAGGGATTCCTACATCTCTCTCGATGAGGAGCTAATCGATCGTCTTATTGCTCGTTACATAGAAGGAATGCGGAAGAATTTATCATTGTCGCAACAATCGGCTATGCTATTACATGATCCTGTGGCGTTTCGTCGGCTATTTGATTTTACGAGTATTCAACGCAATCTGAAGGCTGCCGGGCGGTTCGTATACATTGATCGTGTGAAAGGGAATTCAAGCTTTTTGGCCTCAATTCCTCAGACATTAAAGAATGTTCGTGCTAATTTAGATAAATATCCCCAACTCCACCGACTGCTCACCCATCTCTCTCCGTATATTCCTGAATGGCGCTAACTTCTTGCTTATTATGAAGGCCATGATTTTGGCCGCGGGTCTGGGTACTCGCCTTCGGCCGTTGACCAACACGATTCCCAAACCCTTATTGCCGGTTGGAATGACCCCGCTCATTATTTGGAATCTGTTGATGTTGCGAGCATCTGGAATTCGTGATGTCATTATCAATCTCCATTATTTGGGGCATTTGATCGAAGAGGTGATTGGTGATGGATCAGGTTGGGATATGCAGGTGAGGTATTCTCGTGAACCAACCCTGTTGGGAACGGGTGGGGGATTAAAAGCGGCCGAGTGGTTCTTTGGGCAACACCCGTTTCTTGTTATCAATGGTGATACGTTGATCGATTTGGATGTGAAGACATTGGTAGAGTTCCATCAGGCTCATGGTGGTCTGGCCACCTTGGTCCTTCGAGATGATCCGCAAGCGGCCCAATGGGGGGCAGTTGAATCGGACGCACAAAATCGCATTATCAGAATAAATGGCCGGGGAATGAGCAATGCCGAATTAACTGGCCCCCTGTCTGAACGAATGTTTGCCGGGGTTCATATTCTCCATCCATCTATTCTCCACGATGCTCCTGCGGATAGATCGTTTTCCATCATCGATTCTTATACGAATGAGCTTGCGGAGGGGACAAAATTATTTGGATTTCTTCATGACGGCTACTGGTCCGATATTGGAACGATGGCCCGTTATGCTCAGGCGCAAGCCGATGTGGAGGCCGGAGTGATAGCTCTTAAGACCTAAGGTGGTCCTTCTGATGATAGGCTGCCCAGCATTTTCCTCCATGGATTGAGTTGTCTGGGATATGCTGCGAATAGGTTGCTTAGGAATTGGCGCCAAAAATCGCACCCCCTTTTGACGGGTTGACGTCCAGAGAAGCTTGCCAAAAGATATCGATATCGGGTTTATTATCTAAATACTCCCTGTGTTTTTCCCATTCCTTGCGGCAGGGTGAAGGTAATCGTGGCCATTTTCAATCAACTCCATCATCTACTAGAAAAGTCCTTGCGGGATTTTCAAGCGAAATCGAGTGATCTTTCCGATACTCAAGAACAGGAACTTACCCAAGCCCTTCACCGATTGACGGGTCGACTTACCGAAATACTTTCGACAAATTCCGACCCATATCCTACAGCCGAATTGCTTTCGGGTTGCAGTCAGACCGTTTCGCTGAGGGCTCCCACTCTTCTACCGGAACCACCTCAGATCCATTTCGTGACTTCGTGTGATGGTGTGGTCCTCATGGCCAATGAAGTGGTGGGTGATGTCCTGGGAATGGATCTGGGTGAAATAGGGCAGGTTTCCATTGCCGATTATGTTGCTCATGAGGAATGGGAAATTCTTCGAAACCATCTTTGTGCGCTTGACGTTCCTCCTAAACTCTTGAATAGCATGCTGACGATTCTCCCAGCGGGGAAACCATCGCGAACGATCCCATGTGTGGTAACCCCTATGCTTGATCAGTCGCAGAAGGTGACTGCGTGGCACTGGGGATTGACCCTGGAAGCGGAGCACTCTTCCTCCCAGCCTTTTTTCCAATTGATGCAGAGTCTCGAATCGCAATTGTATGCCGGTCAGAGTATGGATGTGTGTCTGACGAGGATTTGTGATGGCCTTGTGCAAGCCCTTGGATTTCCCTTTGTGTGGGTGGCCACTGTGCGAAAGGGTAGTGTGCCCCAGTTACGCGCGCATGCGATAGCAGAGGCTTTTGATTGGGAATCTCAGGGAGCTCTGTGGTGGAGTGAGGTTTCGCAGCAAGCTGAGTTCTTTCAAGCTTGTGAGGCATCTGAAATGTCACTTCTTTCTTCTTGTCTTTCCCCCAAAGGTGGCATGGTCTGGTTTCCGCCGGGATTGCAGTTACACCAAACCTGGAGTATTCCCCTGTCTTTTCAAGAGAATTGTTCCGGTATGCTGGTGGTGGGTTCTCAAGGCCCACAGCCGGTTGATCCGACGGTACTTGGATGGTTGCAAGCATTAGGATATGAAATCGAACGGTTGATGGCGCATGGAAAGCAGCTGGATCAATGGCGATTGCAAAGTGTGGCTTTGGGCTCAGTCTTTGATCCCATATGTGTGACAGACACCCAGGGACGTTTGGAGTGGGTGAATGAAGCCTATGCCGCTTTGCATGGCTCCTCGACTCAATCACTGTTGGGTTTTCCGTTGAGCTCGTTTCCTCATGCGGAACTGCAAGTCAGGAGGTCTCTGTCAGATCCCTCCACCCAAGAATTCAATTTCGTGAAGACCGAGGTTTTGCAAACGGGTACCAATGGTCAATCTCTGGTTTTTGAGCAAGTGGTGACTCCTTTGCTTAATGAACAGGAAGACCTCACGCATTTTGTGGTGATCTGGCATGATGTGACTGCCCGGAAGACACAAGAATTGATGATGAAGCATCAGGCCTATCACGATCCGTTAACCGATCTCCCGAATCGAATTATGTTTGAAGACCGCCTGGAGCAGGCGTTGGCGCAAGCCAGGCGGAATGGAACTTTACTGGCATTATTCTTTTTGGATCTCGATAATTTCAAAACCATCAATGATTATCATGGTCATCAGATTGGAGATCGCGTCTTACGCATCGTGGCGGAACGTCTGACAACTTGTGTGCGATCCACCGATACTGTTGCGCGTTTGTGCGGGGATGAATTTACCGTGATTCTTCAAGGGCTTGAACATGTTCAGGATATTCGTCAGGTAGCCTTGAAAATTCTAGAATGCCTTATTCCACCCATTCGATTAGGAAAAGAAAAAATTCCTATTCAAATCAGTATTGGAATTTCGGTTTATCCCAAGGATTCCACGGATCCCCATCGATTGGTAGAAATTGCTGATCAGGCGATGTATCGGGCTAAAGAATGTGGTGGGCAATGCTGGAGGTTTGCCACGTCTGAATGGAACGATGAATAGTCCTTGCCACCCTAATTCTCTCCTCCTGTATTCATCCCGAGGCCGTCCATTCTCCCAAAATGGGGATTCCCTTCATCCTTCTCACTAACTGACTGTGCTCGGCCGGCTTCTTCAAAAATTCATTGATCCCGCGCATACTTTTCCCGCCTAAGAATCTCCCATGTTTTTGTGTCCTTAAAACGCGTTGAGAAAAAGCCACGATTGTTGATTAAATGCTGCTTCAGTTATATCACTCACCTCTTCTTGTTGTGGAGGTTCTTTCCCAACTCCTCCATTAATACCTCCCTGAATCCTGTTCATATTGTCAGAAGGGCATTGGGGACGGTTCTTGGCGGAACTCTGGGGTGAATCCCCTAACTCTGCACTACATCTATGGAATTTGAGGTAATTGGTGTGGGCGCTTTTCTTATAACTGTTTGAAAGCGAGGGGGACTTTGTGATCGAAACGGCTCGACGAGGAGTGCCTATCGTATCGGCATAGTCCCTTGGCCTTGTTTTTGCTAATTCTTATTGTAGTTGAAGAATTTCAAGAGGCATTTCGTGGTTTGTTCGTTGTGCTGTTGAACAAGGAGTTCGAAATATGACTGTTCATTCATCGACCCGCAGAATCTATGTTTGGGGAATAGTGATTCTGATGATGTTGCTGGCCACAGGGTGTGGACATCGGTCTTCACAGGGAGTTCATAAATATGGCAAAAAAACTAGCGCCCCAACTGCAGTGGCCGCACAGGGAGATTTTACAACGGGACCTTCAGATCAAGCACTAAACAATGGGTCATCTGCTGGGGAGGGGTATTTCCCGGAAGGGACAGGGACTTTCTCCGATTTGCTTGCGAAAGATTCCTTGATTCGGGAGGATAATACATTTGGGTCTGGTCTCACGCCTTCTGACTCTCCCAATGATTATTGGGAGAATCGGACTCGTGCGGAACAATTGACCGCACAAAGCGGTTTGCGGGATGTGCATTTTGAATTTGATAGCTTCCAACTTAATGAACAAGCCAAGGTGACATTAGTCGCCAACGCGGATTGGCTGAAAGCGCATCCGCATGCCGAGATTACCATTGAAGGACATTGCGATGATCGGGGGACGGCTTCGTATAACCACGTCTTAGGTGAAAAGCGTGCGATTCGCACCAAAACCTATCTCTCAAGTTTGGGAGTCCCTGCTGAACGACTGCATGTGATGTCATTCGGTAAGGAGAGCCCGGCCTGTTGGGATTCCACCGAACCGTGTTACCAGAAGAATCGGCGCGCTCATATCGTCCTAGATATCAGTGTAGCCTCGACCCCAATGCCCTACGTCGCCGACCGCCGGGATTGGTAGAGGTCCTTTGCGGGGCATGGACCGTTTATGGTTTCTGAGAGGATAAGGAAGACTATGCTAAGCCGTCATTCGTTTTCGTATCGTTGGAGTGTTCGACTTGTCATTGTGGCCTTGAACGTGATCTTGGCTGGGTGTATGGCTCAGCAAGCGGATGTGGTTCGAATCAAACGGGAATTGGACGCCAAAATCGGCCAGCTGGATAAGAGTAAAACATCACTTCAGCAAGCCGTGAGTGAGGCGAATACGGCATTGGAAAAAGCGAATACCCTTATCGCCAAACAGCGGGTTGAGATTCAAGAGTTACTGCATGCTCGTGCCGAAGTGATGGATCAGGTTGCCACCTTAAAGGAAACGGATCTCTCTCAGGTTCGGGGGGGGGTTGAAAGCAATCAGAATCAGGTTAGCGAATTAACCAAAAAAATGGCGTGGTATGAGTCGGATATGAAGGACGTCCGAACCCAACTTCAACAATCTGAGCCTCTGGTGCATCAACTTCGAGATCGTTTGGCAGGGGAAGAGCAACTTCTGACGGAGCAAGGAGGTAAGTTAGGCGAATTCCGGACTTCGTTAGTGGATTACCAACAGGTGCTCGCTTCTCTTCGTCAACAAGTTGCCCAACAGGAACAGCAGGTAGGGGAATTACGAAGACAGATCGAACTGAAGGCGCAACAACATGATGCTCAGGCGCAGCAGGTCCAGGCGAATTTTGAAGAGGTTCGGCGAAGTATACAGTCGGTGGTAGGGACGTTAGAAAAAGTCAGTGTCACATTCGGGGGGCGTTTGGATGAACATGAACAGAAACTCTCCAGTGTGGCTGGTCAACACAATAGTTCCCTTTCCTCCAATGCTCAAATGCCTGAAAGCCGAGATCTATCAGCGCGGTCAACTGTTACCAGAGATTTATTTCCTCAACGCACTCCACCATCGTCGCGGTCAGATGCGATGGATGGCTTAATTGCCACAAAGGAACGTTCTCATCCTCTTGTGACCGGGTCGGTTGCCGCATATTCCCCTTCATCTCAACCATCGAGGACATTGCCGGCTCTGGGAGGGCCTTCAGGAACGGGTTCTTCCAATAATGTCGATATGCAAAACGCCCAGGTGATTTATGACCGGGCGATGTCATTTCTTCGTCAGGGTAAATTTAGCGAAGCTTCCAAAGGATTTTCGACATTTTTGCGAACTTTTGCAGACTCTCCGTTAGCCTCAAATGCTCAATATTGGTTGGGGGAGTGTTATTACGGGGAAAGACGGTTTCAAGAAGCGATTGATGAATTTGAACGAGTCTTTGCATTTTACCCTTCCAGCAATAAAGTCCCGGCATCCCTCCTTAAAATCGCCTTTTCGCATATCGAATTACGGGAGCTTCCAATGGCCCGGTCGGTTTTTCAACAACTTGTACGGACCCACCCCCAAAGCCCAGAAGCTGGCAAAGCTTACGGTCGTCTCCAAGAAGTGAATGCCTTCCTCGATAACCCTTCCTGAATTTCCAATTACCCCTGCGTCGTTTTTTCTCATCTTGTCTCACATAGACCATACCGGAATTTTTTCACCTGTGGTGAATATTTTAGTCTGTTCTGGGAACGAGGAACTTGCAGCTCGTCCCTGTCATGATTCCAGAGAAAAGTGCCTGGCATTATAATAATTCTTAAATGAATCCTCTCCTCATAATCCGTAAAGAATCGAAGTAGGTTCGAAGTCTGCTTCCCGCGAGATTTTCCTAGCACCCTATTCAAGAAGTTCCCTTCAGAAACCGAAGCTTCGCTTACGGGTTATATCAACTCTGATCACAAAATTATGCTATCTCCGAACAGGGAAAATGTTCAAACCTTGACAGGCCTCCGGGGGGTGGCCGCGATATGGGTTGTGCTTCTGCACGTGTGTTTTGGGGCATCAGATGGGTACTTGCCGGGATTCTATGAAAAAATTCAATGGGGGTTAGGGAAAAATATTATTCTCCAAGGATTCTATGCGGTTGATGTCTTTTTTGTCCTTAGCGGATTCATTCTGACGTATGTGCATCGCCATGAATTTGAAGGTCGATTGACTTTGCATGGAGTCGGGAGTTTTCTTTCGCTTCGATTGGCGAGAATTTATCCAATGCATCTGGTTGTCGTCGTTGTACTCATTGTAGCCGCTTTCCTTGGATTTTGGGATCAAAAGGCCATTTCGTATGGGGATGTTTTTCGCAATGGCACACTCACAAATATTTGGGTAAATCCTTCGTTGAATACTCCTGCCTGGTCCGTGAGTGCCGAATGGTTAGCCTATCTCTTTTATCCAATCATCATAAAACTTCTGATTCCGATTCGACGAAGAGACTTTCAACTCCTGATCATTTTCTTCCTGGTTACCGTGTACCCTATGTGCATTATTTTCTTCCAATGGCAATGGGAGTGGCATTATGGTTGGGTGGCTGTGGCTCGGGTGTTGAATGGATTTATATTAGGGTGCATGATGTTTTGCGTTCAGAAGCATTTTGACATACTCAACGATCCGTTGCGGACATCTCGTTGGTGTCTGGTCTTTTTATTGGTATTCATGGTGTTCCTGGTATTGGGACTTCCAATTGTGTTTCTGTATCCCCTTATTCCATTTATTATTGTGACTTTGGCAAATGCACGAATGGGAATTGCTCAAATATTCGAGAATAAGGTAGTTGTATTTTTAGGAACCATCTCATTTGGGATTTACATGGTTCACTACCCGGTATTAGAAATTGTTCGATCCGAATTCAATGACTACTATTCAGGAGTGAATTCCGAACTCAATCAACCTCTGTTGTGGATGCATTTATGTGGAATTCTTGGTTTTGTGATTGCTGTTGCTTCCTTGTGCTATTTCTGGATTGAAAAACCTACCAGGGATTATCTCAAGCGGAAAATAGGTGATCGAAGAACACAGCCCCACCAATTCCTGACTCAGGGTGTCAATGGATAAGCTGCCTCTATGTGTGGAGTAGCAGAATGTCAATTCACAAGCTTTTGAAAAAGGTGTTGTGCGATATTTCTTTCAATGGACAAGAGCAGGTTGTGAGGCAATGTTGAGCGGCAGTCTTGTGAATGGGGCATCATTGTTTTCTTAGCCTGCTACAAGGTTTATTTCTCCTTGATATGTCCGTTCGACAAAACAATAGAGCAGGGTGATAATGACTAGAGGCTCACTTGGAGCCAAGGTGAGTGTGTATCTGACATTTTTACAATTGAGGAATTCGAAGTCAGGATAGGGAAGTCCTGATGAACTCCCTAAAGTTGGTGTGTTCGTTAGGTGAGACGAATGCCTTGGTGGGCGGGAATTTCCGGGACCAGGGCGAAAGGATGATACACTTGTTCCCAGGATTCTCCGCGTTGTTCAATCAACGATTCGTGAATGGGACCTAACCATTGGTCGGCTTTACGAAGGTATTCGATTTTATTTGGATTAATGCCCATTATTCGGCAACAAGTGGCATCGACGGCAGGGAGATTCCTTCCCATGACCAGAACTCCGGATTGAACAGGATTACCCATTATCGGACCATCCCCTTCCATTCCGGTTATGCCGTCGACAATAGCGAAATGCGGCTTGAGAGTCGCATTGATATCCAATATAGATTGCGGAATCCCAGCCTGATGTAACACATTCTTTGGCCATCCGTAATAATTTCCTGGCATCACACCAAAAAAATTTTTCATGGACAGGGTGGCTCCAGCCCAATGGTGTGTTTTCATTTTGGCCAGCGAGACCACCCAATCAACTTCCTGGATTACTCGAGGAAACGTCATGGTGGCCATTGTGGTCTGACCTCCGAGGTTAGGCCTGATTACCCCTTCCATCGTATTCAGGTCTTGAAAGGGGATGCGATCTTCATACAGGACATCTGCCAAGCCGGATTCCTCCAAAACTAAAAGAGTATCGTGGCGATGCCCAGGCCCTTCGGCCACGACGACAGACGCCGCACCCATGGAAAGGAACGCCTCGACGGCCCCTCGAACGACCAGGGGATGGGTATTAATAGGCGCTAACGATTGATGGGGCTCGACTAAATTGGGTTTTAACAGAATACGTTTTCCTTTGATCTCTAAAGGGGTGATCCCCAATTCTTGGAATCCTTGGCGAATGAGTATCGCAAGATCAGCTTCGTATGATTGTGCATGACCGATAAAGGTCTGCGCGGTCAAGCGAGGGCCTATAAGCCAATGAAGGAGGGATAATCCCGAAACAGCTAATCCCCCTCCCAGCAAACAAGCCTGCAGCAATTGTCTTCTTGTAAGCGTGGGTTGATCGGTTTGCGTGAGAGTGGTGGTCGTGGAATGCGCCATTTTCTTCCTTGGTGGTAGGTACCCGAAGCGGGTGGTTAAGTTTTTGACGCAGTGAACAATGAGTATAGTCCTTGTTGCGCTTTCGCACCGCACAAGAGCAATGCCAGGGAGGGAATGGCATAGGGCCCGTACCGCTTTTGACGATGCAAGCAGGCGGATACCAATTCCTCTGTGTTTGTGGGTTTTAATCCCCATGCACCGAGGCCCAGAAGTGTCCAGCCGAGTGAAATGGGAGTTTGGAGGTGATAAAGCTCGTGTGACGCATACTGGAGGCTTTCTGCTATTTCGTGAAGAGCGGTGCTGCCAGCCAATGCCTGTAAGGCAATGGCCGTGCACTCCGGAAGGGGAGGTAACGCACGGTTGAATACTGTGGTACTTCCGTAATTCCAGCCACCCGTGGGCAATTGACGGTTGATAAGCATTTTTTGTCCAGCTATGGCACGAGAGTGGGTGCCCAAACCCACCTTCTGTAACGCCATGAGGGCGAGAGCAGTGGGTACCACCCAGCTATGGGTGTCAGCAACCCATGGCCAGCCTGGGATGGTAGTGTCGTGACCAATAATTGTAGGATCCGGATTTGAGAAATGGTGTCCCGTAAATCCTATCAGATAGTCGACAGCTCGTGATTGCGCTTCGTGATACCGGGGAAAGCCTTCCCAAGCGAAGATAGCGAGAGGTGTTGGCCAAGATGCTTCCGGGTGTGAGGGAGAGATGCTCACGCGTCCGTCGTTCATCTGTTGGGAAGCTAAATACGCCCTACCCCGGTTACAGCTTTCACGATCGAATGCATAGGAAGACAATGCCATAATAGCCCAAGCGCTCGCATCGGGCCTGGCCTCTTCCCCGGAGTGGTAGGGAAATCCCCCGTTTGGAAGTTGAATAGATCGCAAGAGTTCAAGAGAATGAAAAAAGGGTCCTTGACTCATTGAGGATAATAAAAAACAAAAGAATGTTAAATGAAAAACGATCTCTCATGTTGTTCGGTTTAAACAGGCAGAACTTTAAAGAATTCCGATCACGATTTAGCCCTGTCCCCCCTTCGTCATCCCCGCTCGGTAGTTAGCGGAGATCCATCAGAAAAGCCACAAAGATGGATACCCGCTTGAAAATGTCGGGGAGGACGAGGACAGGGGTAGTGGGGAAATCGGGACGGCGGCATGATATGGGAAAATCCCATGCCTTCAGAGCGTGATGGTGTGTGGTGTCTTGGATTCTATAGCACCAGATCGGCACAAAATAATTTCGAACTTCTTGTCAATCCAAGCCTGGCAATTCGTCGCTGTTGGAACAATCGGATTAGACCTATTAGTATATCCCTGAAATACTTGATGGACTTTTAACGAACGTTGTCTCATCTTCGTGGGGAGAAAATACTCCATCAGCCTGGATTTCCTTCCCGGTAACCACATGCCGTGCCAAATAAATAATGCACCAGGCAGTCAATAGTCCCCCGAATACATCGATCAGGTGATGTCCACCATGGATAAGCACTCCTGGGAGGACCAAAAGATTGATGAGAACTATTATAGGAAGCAACCAGCGGGAGGTGCGTGCGGAATACATAGCCAAAACGGCCATGATCGTGTGATACGAGGGAAAAGCCACCAGGCCTTCCATGTCCCTTGGAGAAATAAATTTAGGGCCTTCAGCCCCTAGGCGCAATAATTCGACACCATAGGATGAGCCAACAAGTGGTCTTGCCGTCTGCTCAATTGTGCCGGAAATGTCATAGAGCACGCTTGGGCCAAAGGCCGGGAACAGTGCCCAAAAGGCAAGCGTCACCAGACCTGAAGCGGTTATTGAAAGGATAAAAACATGGAGTTC encodes:
- a CDS encoding phosphotransferase codes for the protein MTPQTSPSSTGLDLSRVSFTLRNHLPFTAELEQCIRLAGDASNRRYYRLYLSMAPVTSLILMQLADPEGFKVSEEAVSGAGGEITELPFTNILKHLQKNGVQVPVLYFYDESSGLLYLEDFGDVTLAQAWQKSSPGTGEDLYCQAIDQLVHLHLQASRASTVPCVAFTRSFDVALYLWEFDHFLEYGVVTRDRPMCVDDYVPVREEFREIAEWLTAQPKVFTHRDYHSRNLMVDGERLGVIDFQDALMGPVTYDLASLLRDSYISLDEELIDRLIARYIEGMRKNLSLSQQSAMLLHDPVAFRRLFDFTSIQRNLKAAGRFVYIDRVKGNSSFLASIPQTLKNVRANLDKYPQLHRLLTHLSPYIPEWR
- a CDS encoding nucleotidyltransferase family protein, whose translation is MILAAGLGTRLRPLTNTIPKPLLPVGMTPLIIWNLLMLRASGIRDVIINLHYLGHLIEEVIGDGSGWDMQVRYSREPTLLGTGGGLKAAEWFFGQHPFLVINGDTLIDLDVKTLVEFHQAHGGLATLVLRDDPQAAQWGAVESDAQNRIIRINGRGMSNAELTGPLSERMFAGVHILHPSILHDAPADRSFSIIDSYTNELAEGTKLFGFLHDGYWSDIGTMARYAQAQADVEAGVIALKT
- a CDS encoding diguanylate cyclase, with protein sequence MAIFNQLHHLLEKSLRDFQAKSSDLSDTQEQELTQALHRLTGRLTEILSTNSDPYPTAELLSGCSQTVSLRAPTLLPEPPQIHFVTSCDGVVLMANEVVGDVLGMDLGEIGQVSIADYVAHEEWEILRNHLCALDVPPKLLNSMLTILPAGKPSRTIPCVVTPMLDQSQKVTAWHWGLTLEAEHSSSQPFFQLMQSLESQLYAGQSMDVCLTRICDGLVQALGFPFVWVATVRKGSVPQLRAHAIAEAFDWESQGALWWSEVSQQAEFFQACEASEMSLLSSCLSPKGGMVWFPPGLQLHQTWSIPLSFQENCSGMLVVGSQGPQPVDPTVLGWLQALGYEIERLMAHGKQLDQWRLQSVALGSVFDPICVTDTQGRLEWVNEAYAALHGSSTQSLLGFPLSSFPHAELQVRRSLSDPSTQEFNFVKTEVLQTGTNGQSLVFEQVVTPLLNEQEDLTHFVVIWHDVTARKTQELMMKHQAYHDPLTDLPNRIMFEDRLEQALAQARRNGTLLALFFLDLDNFKTINDYHGHQIGDRVLRIVAERLTTCVRSTDTVARLCGDEFTVILQGLEHVQDIRQVALKILECLIPPIRLGKEKIPIQISIGISVYPKDSTDPHRLVEIADQAMYRAKECGGQCWRFATSEWNDE
- a CDS encoding OmpA family protein; this translates as MTVHSSTRRIYVWGIVILMMLLATGCGHRSSQGVHKYGKKTSAPTAVAAQGDFTTGPSDQALNNGSSAGEGYFPEGTGTFSDLLAKDSLIREDNTFGSGLTPSDSPNDYWENRTRAEQLTAQSGLRDVHFEFDSFQLNEQAKVTLVANADWLKAHPHAEITIEGHCDDRGTASYNHVLGEKRAIRTKTYLSSLGVPAERLHVMSFGKESPACWDSTEPCYQKNRRAHIVLDISVASTPMPYVADRRDW
- the ybgF gene encoding tol-pal system protein YbgF; protein product: MLSRHSFSYRWSVRLVIVALNVILAGCMAQQADVVRIKRELDAKIGQLDKSKTSLQQAVSEANTALEKANTLIAKQRVEIQELLHARAEVMDQVATLKETDLSQVRGGVESNQNQVSELTKKMAWYESDMKDVRTQLQQSEPLVHQLRDRLAGEEQLLTEQGGKLGEFRTSLVDYQQVLASLRQQVAQQEQQVGELRRQIELKAQQHDAQAQQVQANFEEVRRSIQSVVGTLEKVSVTFGGRLDEHEQKLSSVAGQHNSSLSSNAQMPESRDLSARSTVTRDLFPQRTPPSSRSDAMDGLIATKERSHPLVTGSVAAYSPSSQPSRTLPALGGPSGTGSSNNVDMQNAQVIYDRAMSFLRQGKFSEASKGFSTFLRTFADSPLASNAQYWLGECYYGERRFQEAIDEFERVFAFYPSSNKVPASLLKIAFSHIELRELPMARSVFQQLVRTHPQSPEAGKAYGRLQEVNAFLDNPS
- a CDS encoding acyltransferase; this translates as MTGLRGVAAIWVVLLHVCFGASDGYLPGFYEKIQWGLGKNIILQGFYAVDVFFVLSGFILTYVHRHEFEGRLTLHGVGSFLSLRLARIYPMHLVVVVVLIVAAFLGFWDQKAISYGDVFRNGTLTNIWVNPSLNTPAWSVSAEWLAYLFYPIIIKLLIPIRRRDFQLLIIFFLVTVYPMCIIFFQWQWEWHYGWVAVARVLNGFILGCMMFCVQKHFDILNDPLRTSRWCLVFLLVFMVFLVLGLPIVFLYPLIPFIIVTLANARMGIAQIFENKVVVFLGTISFGIYMVHYPVLEIVRSEFNDYYSGVNSELNQPLLWMHLCGILGFVIAVASLCYFWIEKPTRDYLKRKIGDRRTQPHQFLTQGVNG
- a CDS encoding DUF362 domain-containing protein, translating into MAHSTTTTLTQTDQPTLTRRQLLQACLLGGGLAVSGLSLLHWLIGPRLTAQTFIGHAQSYEADLAILIRQGFQELGITPLEIKGKRILLKPNLVEPHQSLAPINTHPLVVRGAVEAFLSMGAASVVVAEGPGHRHDTLLVLEESGLADVLYEDRIPFQDLNTMEGVIRPNLGGQTTMATMTFPRVIQEVDWVVSLAKMKTHHWAGATLSMKNFFGVMPGNYYGWPKNVLHQAGIPQSILDINATLKPHFAIVDGITGMEGDGPIMGNPVQSGVLVMGRNLPAVDATCCRIMGINPNKIEYLRKADQWLGPIHESLIEQRGESWEQVYHPFALVPEIPAHQGIRLT
- a CDS encoding terpene cyclase/mutase family protein; protein product: MRSIQLPNGGFPYHSGEEARPDASAWAIMALSSYAFDRESCNRGRAYLASQQMNDGRVSISPSHPEASWPTPLAIFAWEGFPRYHEAQSRAVDYLIGFTGHHFSNPDPTIIGHDTTIPGWPWVADTHSWVVPTALALMALQKVGLGTHSRAIAGQKMLINRQLPTGGWNYGSTTVFNRALPPLPECTAIALQALAGSTALHEIAESLQYASHELYHLQTPISLGWTLLGLGAWGLKPTNTEELVSACLHRQKRYGPYAIPSLALLLCGAKAQQGLYSLFTASKT
- a CDS encoding phosphatase PAP2 family protein, producing the protein MRVGTFPLTKPFLWPVERFLRNTILVLAIFDLGMVIVRNIGFDWFSYSLFFALGIFMITVGLFYRSSGRSERIAMTLMATGLLLLFTIMLSVFGYLLLPLWREPIDPFLVQIDSWIGYSWPDIVQFAGQHPLLNELTRYAYLSSIPQMALLFIILGFGGKQKELHVFILSITASGLVTLAFWALFPAFGPSVLYDISGTIEQTARPLVGSSYGVELLRLGAEGPKFISPRDMEGLVAFPSYHTIMAVLAMYSARTSRWLLPIIVLINLLVLPGVLIHGGHHLIDVFGGLLTAWCIIYLARHVVTGKEIQADGVFSPHEDETTFVKSPSSISGIY